CTGATCGAAGGCAATTATTTCGCGCCGCAGCGTCCGCAGGCGGACGGGTATGCCGGCCCCTACCGGATCAAGCTGGAATCGGAGGAGGGCCGCCTCGGCATTCATATGTACCGCGAGGACGGCACGCATATCGAGACGCTGGTGCTCGCGCTCGGTCGCTTCCGCCGGCCGATCAAGGACTATTTCGCGATCTGCGACAGCTATTACCAGGCGATTCGCGCGTCGACCCCACAACAGATCGAGACCGTCGACATGGCCCGCCGCGGCATCCACAACGAGGCGGCCGAACTCCTGCGCGAACGCCTCGCGGGCAAGATCGACGTCGATTTCGACACTGCGCGGCGACTGTTCACGCTGATCTGCGTGCTGCACATCCGTTGATGGACGCCCGCTAATGTACGGTCTGTGGAAAACCGCCTGCGTGCTTGCCGCGATCGGCCTGCTCGCGATCATCGGCTGGCATTATGCCACCGGATGGCACCCCGCGGCGAAGGACTATCCGCTCCAGGGCATCGACCTCGGCGAGGCGCCGGGACCGGTCGAATGGGGCACGGTGCGCGCTCGCGGCGCCGACTTCGCCTATATCGTCGCGACGTCGGGCACCGACCGCCGCGATCCCGCCTTCGAGGGCAATTGGGCAGCACTTCCCGAGGCCGGGCTTCGGCGGGGTGCGGTGCATGTCTTCTCGCTTTGCCAGCGCGCGGACGAGCAGGCCAATGCCTTCAACACCTTCGTCCCGCAGGCCGGCGACGCCCTGCCCGCCGCGGTCGATATCGCGTTCCACGCCGACTGCACCGCCCGTCCCGATCGCGCCGTGCTGATCGAGGAACTCGCGCGATTCGTCACGATGGTCGAGACGCACACCCGCAAGCCCGTGCTGTTGCGGATCACGAAGCCGGTGGAGTCGACCTATCGCCTGTCGGAAGCGCTCGCCCGCCCGGTCTGGTCGGTGGCCAATGTCTTCGTGCCGCACTATGCCGCCCGGCCTTGGCGGATGTGGCGCGCGAGCGACTTCCGCCGTATCGACGGAATCGAAGGACCGGTGAATTGGGACGTGGTGGCACCATGAACGAAGCGACGACACTCGTGGCCGCGGCCCGCCGGGCTGCGGAGAACGCGCACGCACCCTATTCACGCTTCGCGGTCGGCGCCGCGGTCCTGCTCAGCGATGGCAGCATCGTGACGGGTGCCAATGTCGAGAACGCGTCCTATGGCCTGTCCCTGTGCGCGGAAACCGTCGCGATCGCCACCGCGAGCGCGGCAGGGCGCCTGCGCGACGTCGTCGCAATCGGCGTGATCGGCGGCGCGATGGATGCCGATGGCCGGGCGAGCGGTACGACGCCGGTCAGCCCCTGCGGCCGGTGCCGCCAGGTGCTGAACGAGGCTGCACAGCTGGCGGGTATCGACCTGCCCGTTCATTGCGGTGCGGCCGACGGCGACGCGATCCGGAGCTATCGGTTGTCCACGTTGCTACCCGACGCGTTCGGGCCGGCCGATCTGGGGATTGACTGACCACCCCCCGTCGGCGACGTCGTGACCGGGACGGACGGGCACATCCCACCAGAACCGCGGTGCCGCCCCGGGAGCCAGCCATCGTGTCCGACGCAGCCGATCCCATTGCCCGAGCCGATCGATCCGGTGTCCTTCCCGTCCTGATCGCCGCTGCGGTTCTGCGCGTGCTCTGGATGTACGGCGCGCAGGGGCTTGCACCGGTCGGCCCCGAAGAGGCCGGCGAAGCGACACGCGTGGCCATCAGCGTCTCGCTCGGCAAGGGCCTTGCCGACGCGTTTCCCGGCCTCGGCCCGACCGCGCACATGCTGCCGTTGCCACCGCTGGTCGCGGGCGGGGTGATCCACCTGTTCGGTGGCGCCGGGGCACCGGCCGCCGTCGCGCTCACGGTCTGGGCGCTCGTGCAGGTTGGTGTCGGATATCTGCTTCTCGACCGGCTGTTCCGTACCATTGACATGGCGCCCGAGACGCGGCGGGCGGGACTGGCTCTGCTGTGCCTGGTGCCGGTCTTCGCGCCCGAAGAGACGATCAGCTTCCGCTACTGGGAGGGCGCGCTCGCCGTCTGTATAGGGACCGCAGCATTGGCCTTCCTCTTCCATCTTCGGCGCCGCGCTACCATCCGCCCGCGTGATCTGATCGTGGCCGCTGCCATTCTCTCCGCTGGCGCCTTTGTGAGCCCGGCGGTCGGCCTCGCCTCGGGCATATGCTGGGCTCTGTTCGCGCTGACCCGGCTGTCGCCACGCGAGATACTCCTGTTTGCGACGGCGACCGTGCTTGCCACCGCGCTCTGGGCGGTGCCGTGGACCATACGCAACATCGCGGTCCTCGATGCACCGATCGTCGTTCGCAGCAATTTTGGGCTGGAACTCGCCATCGGCAATCACGCGGCGGCGGTTGCGCCCGCCGATCCCGCCGTCACGTTCAGGGACCGCCTTCAGGCCGTCCATCCCTATCACGGGCTGACACCCTATCGTCGTGCCAGGACGATGGGCGAGGTCGGCTATGCCAAGGCCGTCGGTCGAGCGGCGGAGACCTGGATCGCCGCGAACCCTGTTGCCTTCCTGACATTGTGCGGTCGGCATTATCGGCAGTTCTTCCTCCCCGAGCCCTGGCAGTTCGCCTTCAGCCAGAGCGACGTGCTGCCCGTGGCCCGTTCAGTCCTCATGCGACTCGTTGCCGTCGCCGGGATCGTCTCACTGATGCTGGGGATATGGCGTCGGCGGTTCGGTTATCGGACGCTCGCGGTGTATCTGGCCGTGGTCGGGATGCCCTACGCCCTCGTCCAGCCGGTCCCGCGCTACAGCTATCTGATCTATGGCCTGTTCTGCTACCTGGCGGCGGACCTGATCACCAATGCCAGGCGCCGGGTCCCGCCGCCCGGGGACCGGCCCGTGGAGCGCGCCTGCGCATAGTCCCTTGCCCCGCCACCGCATCCGCGCGAAAGCACGCCGCGAAGGGGAGCCACCATGTCCGTCCTGTCCGACCGCTGGATCCGCGAGCGCGCGCTTGCCGATCGCATGATCGAGCCGTTCCACGAGGCCCAGCGCCGCGACGGCTGCATCAGCTACGGCCTGTCCTCCTATGGCTATGACGCACGCGTCGCCGACGAGTTCAAGATCTTCACCAACGTCGACAGCGCGATCGTCGACCCGAAGGATTTCGCGGCGAACAGCTTCGTCGATCGCAAGACCGACGTCTGCATCATCCCGCCGAACAGCTTCGCGCTCGCGCGCACGGTCGAGTATTTCCGCGTGCCGCGCGACGTGCTGGTGATCTGTCTCGGCAAGTCGACCTATGCGCGCTGCGGGATCATCGTCAACGTGACGCCGCTCGAACCCGAATGGGAGGGCCATGTCACGCTGGAATTCTCGAACACCACGCCGCTGCCCGCCAAGATCTACGCGAACG
This sequence is a window from Sphingomonas ginsenosidivorax. Protein-coding genes within it:
- the dcd gene encoding dCTP deaminase; this translates as MSVLSDRWIRERALADRMIEPFHEAQRRDGCISYGLSSYGYDARVADEFKIFTNVDSAIVDPKDFAANSFVDRKTDVCIIPPNSFALARTVEYFRVPRDVLVICLGKSTYARCGIIVNVTPLEPEWEGHVTLEFSNTTPLPAKIYANEGACQFLFLQGNEPCEVSYADRAGKYMGQRGVTLPRL
- a CDS encoding GH25 family lysozyme; amino-acid sequence: MYGLWKTACVLAAIGLLAIIGWHYATGWHPAAKDYPLQGIDLGEAPGPVEWGTVRARGADFAYIVATSGTDRRDPAFEGNWAALPEAGLRRGAVHVFSLCQRADEQANAFNTFVPQAGDALPAAVDIAFHADCTARPDRAVLIEELARFVTMVETHTRKPVLLRITKPVESTYRLSEALARPVWSVANVFVPHYAARPWRMWRASDFRRIDGIEGPVNWDVVAP
- a CDS encoding cytidine deaminase, whose product is MNEATTLVAAARRAAENAHAPYSRFAVGAAVLLSDGSIVTGANVENASYGLSLCAETVAIATASAAGRLRDVVAIGVIGGAMDADGRASGTTPVSPCGRCRQVLNEAAQLAGIDLPVHCGAADGDAIRSYRLSTLLPDAFGPADLGID
- a CDS encoding UPF0262 family protein, whose protein sequence is MADPRIIAVELDERSLGWRSADVEQERRIAIFDLIEGNYFAPQRPQADGYAGPYRIKLESEEGRLGIHMYREDGTHIETLVLALGRFRRPIKDYFAICDSYYQAIRASTPQQIETVDMARRGIHNEAAELLRERLAGKIDVDFDTARRLFTLICVLHIR